From Glycine max cultivar Williams 82 chromosome 11, Glycine_max_v4.0, whole genome shotgun sequence, the proteins below share one genomic window:
- the LOC100787378 gene encoding isoleucine N-monooxygenase 1, translated as MGYAPAFIWPHLQSFLIYLIVMFCGFTITKILRYHLVVKPKLPPGPKPWPIVGNLPQMLANKPVFCWIHNLMQEMKTEIACIRLGNVHVIPVTCPSIACEFLRKHDVNFASRPLTMATDIMSSGYVTIAIVPFGEQWKKMRRIVVNELFSPLRHQWLQGKRNGEADNIMFYVYNKCKNVNNGGLVNVRDVAQHYCCNVTRKLIFNTRYFGKGREDGGPGLEEVEHVNTIFTLLKHVYAFSVSDYIPCLRILDLDGHKSKVKKGMRTMKKYHDPIIEKRMKQWNDGSKTVEEDLLDVLISLKDVNNNPTLTLKEIKALTIELMLGGADNPSNAVECALAEMINQPYILQQATEEVDKVVGKQRMVQESDITNLNYVKACVREAFRLHPVVPFNPPHVSTNDTMVGNYFIPKGSHVLLSRHGLGRNLKVWNNEPHKFKPERHIKNDGSMIVLSEPDLKFISFGTGRRGCPAIVLGSTMTVMLLARLVHAFSWSAPPNVSSVNLVKANNGVMLLEPLVLVAKPRLTPGFYYT; from the exons ATGGGTTATGCCCCTGCTTTCATATGGCCCCACCTTCAatcttttctaatttatttgattgtaatGTTTTGTGGCTTTACCATCACCAAAATCTTGAGATATCACTTAGTGGTAAAGCCCAAACTGCCCCCAGGTCCAAAACCATGGCCTATAGTAGGTAACCTTCCTCAAATGCTTGCAAACAAACCTGTGTTTTGCTGGATACACAATCTTATGCAAGAAATGAAAACCGAAATTGCATGTATCCGCCTAGGAAATGTCCACGTAATCCCAGTGACATGTCCCAGCATTGCTTGTGAATTTTTGAGAAAGCATGATGTTAATTTTGCATCAAGACCACTAACCATGGCCACTGATATCATGTCTAGTGGTTATGTGACAATAGCTATTGTACCCTTTGGGGAACAATGGAAGAAAATGAGGAGAATCGTTGTCAACGAATTATTCTCCCCCCTCAGGCACCAATGGCTTCAAGGAAAAAGGAATGGAGAAGCTGATAACATCATGTTTTATGTCTacaacaaatgcaaaaatgtgaACAATGGGGGCCTTGTGAATGTCAGAGATGTTGCGCAACATTATTGTTGCAATGTGActagaaaattgatttttaatacaAGGTACTTTGGAAAGGGTAGGGAGGATGGAGGCCCTGGTTTAGAGGAAGTAGAACATGTGAATACTATTTTCACATTGCTTAAGCATGTTTATGCCTTTTCTGTTTCTGATTATATCCCGTGCTTGAGGATTCTTGATTTAGATGGCCATAAGAGCAAGGTGAAGAAAGGTATGAGGACGATGAAGAAGTATCATGATCCAATCATTGAAAAGAGAATGAAGCAATGGAATGATGGATCAAAGACCGTTGAAGAGGACTTGCTGGATGTTCTCATCTCACTCAAAGATGTCAACAATAATCCTACATTGACATTGAAGGAAATCAAGGCCCTAACTATT GAACTTATGCTTGGAGGAGCAGACAATCCGTCAAATGCAGTTGAATGTGCACTTGCAGAAATGATAAATCAGCCATATATACTTCAGCAAGCCACTGAAGAAGTGGATAAGGTTGTAGGTAAACAAAGAATGGTGCAAGAATCAGATATTACAAATCTCAATTATGTAAAGGCTTGTGTAAGAGAAGCTTTTCGCCTTCATCCTGTTGTGCCTTTCAATCCTCCCCATGTCTCAACAAATGACACAATGGTTGGCAATTATTTTATTCCAAAGGGTAGCCATGTGCTACTAAGCAGACATGGACTTGGGAGAAACCTTAAAGTGTGGAATAATGAACCTCACAAGTTCAAGCCTGAACGCCACATAAAGAATGATGGATCTATGATTGTTTTGTCAGAGCCAGATTTAAAGTTCATATCATTTGGCACTGGAAGGAGAGGTTGTCCTGCAATAGTACTTGGTTCTACAATGACTGTAATGTTATTGGCTAGGTTGGTTCATGCCTTCTCTTGGAGTGCACCTCCAAATGTATCAAGTGTCAACCTTGTTAAGGCTAATAATGGGGTTATGCTTCTTGAGCCACTCGTGTTAGTAGCCAAGCCAAGATTAACACCAGGGTTTTACTATACGTAA
- the LOC100817322 gene encoding linoleate 13S-lipoxygenase 3-1, chloroplastic isoform X2, whose translation MHAESRVEMPLPMYVPRDEQFDESKLNTFLIKRLKAVVHNLIPGLKASLSANNHDFNRFSDIDDLYSDGLPLQDEILKKIPLLQVLTKIQECSQGLLKYDTPKIISKDKFSWLRDDEFSRQAIAGVNPVNIEGLKVFPLVSKLDPETYDHQDSALKKEHILGQLNGMTVQQAIVENKLFMVK comes from the exons ATGCATGCTGAGAGTCGTGTGGAGATGCCACTGCCTATGTACGTACCAAGAGACGAACAATTTGATGAGTCTAAGCTGAACACATTCTTAATCAAGAGGCTCAAGGCAGTGGTCCATAACTTGATCCCTGGTCTTAAGGCTAGTCTTTCTGCTAATAACCATGACTTCAATAGATTTTCAGACATTGACGACCTTTACAGTGATGGCCTGCCCTTGCAAGatgaaattttgaagaaaattccATTGTTACAAGTGCTCACAAAGATACAAGAATGCAGCCAGGGGCTTCTTAAGTATGACACTCCCAAGATTATTTCTA AGGACAAGTTTTCCTGGCTGCGAGATGATGAATTTTCCCGGCAAGCAATAGCAGGAGTCAACCCTGTTAACATTGAGGGGCTTAAAGTTTTCCCACTGGTGAGCAAACTCGACCCGGAAACATATGACCACCAAGATTCTGCACTCAAAAAAGAGCATATTCTAGGACAACTTAATGGCATGACCGTGCAACAG GCAATAGTGGAAAATAAGCTGTTTATGGTAAAGTAA
- the LOC100817322 gene encoding linoleate 13S-lipoxygenase 3-1, chloroplastic isoform X1 — protein MSVTDMHAESRVEMPLPMYVPRDEQFDESKLNTFLIKRLKAVVHNLIPGLKASLSANNHDFNRFSDIDDLYSDGLPLQDEILKKIPLLQVLTKIQECSQGLLKYDTPKIISKDKFSWLRDDEFSRQAIAGVNPVNIEGLKVFPLVSKLDPETYDHQDSALKKEHILGQLNGMTVQQAIVENKLFMVK, from the exons atgagtgttacaGATATGCATGCTGAGAGTCGTGTGGAGATGCCACTGCCTATGTACGTACCAAGAGACGAACAATTTGATGAGTCTAAGCTGAACACATTCTTAATCAAGAGGCTCAAGGCAGTGGTCCATAACTTGATCCCTGGTCTTAAGGCTAGTCTTTCTGCTAATAACCATGACTTCAATAGATTTTCAGACATTGACGACCTTTACAGTGATGGCCTGCCCTTGCAAGatgaaattttgaagaaaattccATTGTTACAAGTGCTCACAAAGATACAAGAATGCAGCCAGGGGCTTCTTAAGTATGACACTCCCAAGATTATTTCTA AGGACAAGTTTTCCTGGCTGCGAGATGATGAATTTTCCCGGCAAGCAATAGCAGGAGTCAACCCTGTTAACATTGAGGGGCTTAAAGTTTTCCCACTGGTGAGCAAACTCGACCCGGAAACATATGACCACCAAGATTCTGCACTCAAAAAAGAGCATATTCTAGGACAACTTAATGGCATGACCGTGCAACAG GCAATAGTGGAAAATAAGCTGTTTATGGTAAAGTAA